In Malania oleifera isolate guangnan ecotype guangnan chromosome 8, ASM2987363v1, whole genome shotgun sequence, a single window of DNA contains:
- the LOC131162165 gene encoding alcohol dehydrogenase-like 7, whose translation MDKQVCRKTEAKPIRCRAAVCRGAGVPLVIEEVEVAPPMPHEVRIRIICTSLCSTDVTFWKMKDPPGCFPRIFGHEAVGVVESVGENVKEVEEGDVVIPTFLAECRECEDCMSEKSNLCTNLPFKFSPWMVREESSRFRDMNGEVLYHFLFVSSFSEYTVVDVANVAKIHPAIPPNRACLLGCGISTGVGAAWRTANVEKGSTVLIFGLGAIGLAVAEGARLCGAARIIGVDVNPDKFEIGKKFGVTELINPRDCGDKSLSQIVKEMTNGGADFCFECVGLASLVQEAFACCRKGWGKTVVLGFESAEAQLSINSLDVLLSKKILTGCLFGGLKAKSDIPILVKRYMDKELQLDEFVTHEVKFEDINKAFDLFMGGKSLRCIIWMDEAYRKSSLGASRQDLDELAESEC comes from the exons ATGGATAAGCAAGTGTGCCGGAAAACAGAGGCCAAGCCAATACGATGCAGGG CCGCCGTGTGCCGGGGAGCAGGGGTGCCTCTGGTGATTGAAGAGGTGGAGGTGGCGCCGCCGATGCCTCACGAAGTTCGGATTCGAATCATCTGCACATCTCTATGTTCCACCGACGTCACTTTTTGGAAAATGAAA GATCCTCCTGGTTGTTTTCCGAGAATTTTCGGCCATGAAGCTGTTGG GGTGGTGGAGAGCGTAGGGGAGAATGTGAAAGAGGTGGAGGAAGGAGACGTAGTAATCCCAACTTTCTTAGCAGAATGCAGAGAATGCGAAGACTGTATGTCGGAGAAGAGCAACCTGTGCACAAATCTGCCCTTCAAGTTTTCGCCATGGATGGTGAGGGAAGAGAGTAGCCGATTCAGGGACATGAATGGAGAAGTGTTGTACCATTTTTTATTCGTCTCCAGCTTCAGCGAGTACACAGTAGTTGACGTCGCCAATGTCGCCAAAATTCACCCTGCAATTCCCCCCAACAGGGCATGCCTCCTCGGCTGTGGCATCTCCACCG gagTTGGAGCTGCTTGGAGAACAGCAAACGTGGAAAAAGGATCAACAGTTCTAATATTCGGCTTGGGAGCAATTGGATTAGCA GTCGCCGAGGGAGCCCGACTCTGTGGAGCAGCTAGGATTATTGGTGTGGATGTGAACCCTGACAAATTTGAAATTG GCAAAAAATTTGGAGTTACGGAGTTAATAAACCCAAGAGATTGTGGAGACAAAAGTTTAAGTCAAATAGTTAAGGAGATGACTAATGGGGGTGCAGACTTTTGCTTTGAGTGTGTGGGTTTGGCATCTTTAGTACAAGAAGCATTTGCTTGTTGCCGAAAG GGTTGGGGAAAGACAGTTGTGCTAGGGTTTGAATCAGCCGAGGCACAATTGAGTATAAATTCTCTGGACGTACTTCTAAGTAAGAAAATCCTCACCGGATGTTTGTTTGGTGGACTCAAAGCTAAATCTGATATTCCAATCCTCGTGAAACGGTATATGGACAAG GAACTACAGCTAGATGAATTTGTTACACATGAAGTGAAATTTGAAGACATAAACAAAGCTTTTGATTTATTTATGGGAGGAAAAAGCCTCCGCTGCATTATATGGATGGACGA